One genomic region from Planctomycetota bacterium encodes:
- the gndA gene encoding NADP-dependent phosphogluconate dehydrogenase has product MPKASNPPAKPQASFGIIGLAVMGQNLALNVASKGFTCAVYNRTAARTKEMVEGPAKGNKRILPSYSLKAFVASIKRPRKIMLMVKAGQPVDDFIKKLVPLLEKGDLIIDGGNSLFKDTIRRNKALEAKGLLYIGTGVSGGEEGALHGPAIMPGGQKKAWTLVKPIFTRIAAQVGNDPCCTYIGPDGAGHYVKMVHNGIEYGDMQLISEAYFIMANALGLSASELHQVFAEWNRGDLDSYLIQITADIFTKVDPDTGNALVEVILDKAGQKGTGAWTSQNALELGVAAPTIAEAVFARCISAIKNERVAASQQLVGPMDVRWEINRAEAIEKIRQALYASKVCSYAQGFALIREAAKEYHWDIRFGDLAMIWRGGCIIRARFLHRIKEAFDRNPALPNLLLDPYFKDIVEKAQASWREVIAAASMMGIPVPAFSSALAYFDSYRRSRLPANLIQAQRDYFGAHTYERVDRPGSFHTEWLKD; this is encoded by the coding sequence ATGCCAAAGGCATCGAACCCGCCGGCCAAACCACAGGCCAGTTTCGGCATCATCGGCCTCGCGGTCATGGGCCAGAACCTGGCACTCAACGTCGCCAGCAAGGGCTTCACCTGCGCCGTGTATAACCGCACCGCCGCCCGCACCAAGGAAATGGTCGAGGGCCCCGCCAAGGGGAACAAGCGCATCCTCCCCTCGTACAGCCTCAAGGCCTTCGTCGCCTCGATCAAGCGCCCTCGCAAGATCATGCTCATGGTCAAGGCGGGCCAGCCGGTGGACGACTTCATTAAGAAGCTCGTGCCCCTGCTCGAGAAGGGCGACCTGATCATTGACGGCGGCAACTCGCTGTTCAAGGACACCATTCGCCGCAACAAAGCCCTCGAGGCCAAGGGCCTGCTCTACATCGGCACCGGCGTGAGCGGCGGCGAGGAAGGCGCCCTCCACGGACCCGCCATCATGCCCGGCGGCCAGAAGAAGGCCTGGACGCTCGTGAAGCCCATATTCACCCGGATCGCCGCCCAGGTGGGCAACGACCCCTGCTGCACCTACATCGGCCCCGACGGCGCGGGCCACTACGTCAAGATGGTGCACAACGGCATCGAGTACGGCGACATGCAGCTCATCTCCGAAGCCTACTTCATCATGGCCAACGCGCTCGGCCTGTCGGCCAGCGAACTCCACCAGGTGTTCGCCGAATGGAACCGCGGCGACCTCGACTCCTACCTCATCCAGATCACCGCCGACATCTTCACGAAGGTGGACCCCGACACAGGCAACGCCCTCGTGGAGGTGATCCTCGACAAGGCGGGCCAGAAGGGCACGGGCGCGTGGACGAGCCAGAACGCCCTGGAGCTCGGCGTCGCGGCCCCCACCATCGCCGAAGCCGTCTTCGCCCGCTGCATCTCGGCCATCAAGAACGAACGTGTCGCCGCTTCCCAGCAATTGGTCGGGCCCATGGACGTCCGCTGGGAGATTAACCGCGCCGAAGCCATCGAGAAGATCCGCCAAGCCCTCTATGCCTCCAAAGTCTGCTCCTACGCCCAGGGCTTCGCCCTCATCCGCGAGGCCGCCAAGGAGTACCACTGGGACATCCGCTTCGGCGACCTGGCCATGATCTGGCGCGGCGGATGCATCATTCGGGCACGCTTCCTGCACCGTATCAAGGAAGCCTTCGACCGCAACCCCGCCCTGCCCAACCTGCTGCTCGACCCGTACTTCAAGGACATCGTCGAGAAGGCCCAGGCGAGCTGGCGCGAAGTCATCGCCGCGGCCAGCATGATGGGCATCCCGGTGCCGGCCTTCAGCTCGGCCCTCGCCTACTTCGACAGCTATCGCCGCAGCCGCCTGCCCGCCAACCTGATCCAGGCCCAGCGCGACTACTTCGGCGCCCACACCTACGAGCGGGTGGACAGGCCCGGCAGCTTCCACACCGAGTGGCTGAAGGACTGA